ATACATTTCAGTTAAACAAGTTGCAGACGGGAATTATATTACACTAGTGCATAGTTCACTATAGCATGATGGCTTCTTTATCTTTTCGGAATGTCAGATACAGTCTGTGATTCTCCTAAACAAATGGATCCCTGCGAACTCCTAAACTGCACGTCTCGTTCACACTCACAAATGAAACCACGTGTTATTGCATCTGTTGCACCAATATTTTCGTTATTCAAAGAATGGCAGAATAAATTATAGTGTATATATTGCTGCATGCATACCTACTTCTAATTTtgtcatttcttttcttccacAGGCTTTTCAGGAAATCCCCCTAGGACAATGGCGTACCTCAAGGTCGTGCAAGGCGTCGCGGTGCCCCGCTTTTTTCCAGATGACGCTGTTGTTTCGGCACTGTCGTACAAGGGACGCGCTGGTGAAGTTTACGTCACCACGTACCCCAAGTGCGGGACAACTTGGGTCCAGTACATAGCATACGGCATATTTCACGATGGCCGACCACCGACAGATTTGGTGCAATTCTTCAGGGACTCTCCGTTTCTGGAGCTCTTCGGCGTTGATGCCCTGGGAGCTATGCATGGATCGGGGGCCATCAAGACTCACTTGCCCATCGCCGATAGACGAGTTTCTTCCGAAGCTAAATATATCTACGTTGCCCGGAACCCCTACGATGTCTGTGTCTCGTCCTACCACCAAACGAGGACACACACGATCAACGAAGATGATGTCGGCGACTTCGGCGAGTATCTTAGACGCTTCATCACCGGAGCTGTTAGCTACGGAGATTACCTGGAAGGCAGCCTCCTCCCGTGGTATTCGCGAAGGAACGAGAATAATGTTCTCTTTTTGACCTACGAAGACCTATGTGCTCAAACTGTGTTGCAAGTCAAGCGCATTGCCGAATTCATAGGAAAAGAATACGGTCGACGCATACAGAGGGACTCTGCAATGTTGCAACGCGTGCTGGCCATGTCTTCGAGAGAGCAGATGCGTCCAATCTTTAGGGATTACATGAGACAGGAAGTCCAGTTTCTGGTGCAACAAAGGACTAACAGAAACGTTCCTATCTCACCAGAGTTGCAGAATGTTCTGAAGTTTTTAAATGACCGTCCCCCAAGGCACGAGTTTGTTCGCAGCGCGGCCGTAGGCGAGTACGAAAGCTTCCTCGCTGAAGCAGACAAGGTGGCGCTGAGAAACTGGATTTCCTCAAAAACGCTCGGTAGTGACGTCATCAGCCTGTGGCCAGGCATTTGCCTTCCGTAAGTACACTGCGCAAGTATTCAGTGAATTTGCACGAAATAAACTAATATCCTTGCGCGAACTGTTCAACCACCGCCTTAGTCGCACTGGCTAGGCCTTTGCATTTCACAACATTTCGCTTGCCGTCAGTACCTGTTACAACTGCAGTGTTAGATAGCAGCGTCTGACGATAATACAAGAGAGCCCTGGCAACTTCCACCAGTACTCCCTAAAGTGCTGTGGAAAAAAGCCGCCTCTTCCTGTCCACGAAAAAATGTTTCTCCCTTTGGAGAAAGTCATTTGTGTTTTTCCAGTGAACGATCTGCCGCGTTTGTGCGAAGCGTTGTAGGCCTCTCTTACTTCGTAATAAAAGGTAGTCCACCTTGCTGACGTGATCTGTACTTACGATGTTTCTGAATTCTGAAGtatgtggtggcggtggtggtgttgcagcaggcggggtgAGCCTGGCATACGTAACCGGCAATCGTTCCCCTGAGCCTCCTGTGAGTGTCACTGCGTGCCTCACCAGATGTCGAAGACCACGCGTCTCGCATGAAGGCAAGTagcagtcgttgcactctcttcctGATTGCCGCAGGCCCTTCGGAAAAAAACGACGTCTTCAATGGACCTGTTCAAAAGaccattcttttgcaggctgtcgaccatcACTTTTCATTCTGTGTCGAAC
The sequence above is drawn from the Dermacentor andersoni chromosome 7, qqDerAnde1_hic_scaffold, whole genome shotgun sequence genome and encodes:
- the LOC126534511 gene encoding sulfotransferase 1A1-like, translated to MAYLKVVQGVAVPRFFPDDAVVSALSYKGRAGEVYVTTYPKCGTTWVQYIAYGIFHDGRPPTDLVQFFRDSPFLELFGVDALGAMHGSGAIKTHLPIADRRVSSEAKYIYVARNPYDVCVSSYHQTRTHTINEDDVGDFGEYLRRFITGAVSYGDYLEGSLLPWYSRRNENNVLFLTYEDLCAQTVLQVKRIAEFIGKEYGRRIQRDSAMLQRVLAMSSREQMRPIFRDYMRQEVQFLVQQRTNRNVPISPELQNVLKFLNDRPPRHEFVRSAAVGEYESFLAEADKVALRNWISSKTLGSDVISLWPGICLP